From a single Brassica rapa cultivar Chiifu-401-42 chromosome A01, CAAS_Brap_v3.01, whole genome shotgun sequence genomic region:
- the LOC103862642 gene encoding 26S proteasome non-ATPase regulatory subunit 6 homolog has product MDGGAEGSQQPHLILAHKLFLLTHPDVQDIEKVQLKSDVLDSIKSDGMAPLYETLTASSVLELDQSLLDSMRATNEEELKKLDEKIADAEENLGESEVREAHLAKALYFVRISDKEKALEQLKLTEGKTVAVGQKMDLVFYTLQLAFFYMDFDLVSKSIDKAKKLFEEGGDWERKNRLKVYEGLYCMSTRNFKKAASLFLDSISTFTTYEIFPYETFIFYTVLTSIITLDRVSLKQKVVDAPEILTVLGKIPFLSEFLNSLYECQYKAFFSAFAGMAEQIKFDRYLNPHFRFYMREVRTVVYSQFLESYKSVTVDAMANAFGVSVDFIDQELSRFIAAGKLHCKIDKVAGVLETNRPDAKNALYQATIKQGDFLLNRIQKLSRVIDL; this is encoded by the exons ATGGACGGTGGAGCAGAAGGATCTCAGCAGCCTCACCTTATTCTAGCCCACAAGCTCTTCCTCCTCACTCATCCCGATGTGCAGGACATCGAGAAAGTCCAGCTCAAGTCTGACGTCTTGGATTCCATCAAATCCGATG GTATGGCTCCCTTGTACGAAACCCTAACTGCGTCTTCTGTGCTGGAACTGGATCAGAGCTTGTTAGATTCTATGCGTGCTACCAACGAGGAAGAGCTTAAAAAGCTCGACGAGAA GATTGCAGATGCTGAAGAGAATTTGGGAGAAAGTGAAGTCCGTGAAGCACATCTTGCTAAGGCTCTGTATTTCGTTAGGATTAGTGATAAG GAGAAAGCTCTGGAGCAACTGAAGCTCACTGAAGGAAAAACCGTTGCTGTTGGCCAAAAGATGGACCTTGTGTTCTATACCCTGCAGCTTGCCTTTTTCTACATGGATTTCGACCTGGTGTCGAAAAGCATTGACAAAGCAAAAAA GTTGTTTGAAGAGGGTGGTGACTgggagaggaagaataggctaAAGGTCTATGAAGGCTTGTATTGCATGTCCACCAGAAACTTCAAGAAGGCTGCCAGCTTATTTCTGGATTCTATCTCAACCTTCACTACTTATGAGATCTTTCCCTATGAGACCTTCATTTTCTACACCGTGCTGACGAGCATCATAACTCTGGATAGAGTTTCTCTTAAGCAAAAG GTTGTTGACGCACCTGAGATCTTAACCGTGCTTGGGAAGATACCATTCCTTTCCGAGTTCCTGAACTCCTTGTACGAATGCCAGTACAAGGCGTTTTTCTCAGCATTTG CTGGAATGGCAGAGCAGATAAAGTTTGATCGTTACTTGAACCCACATTTCCGGTTCTACATGAGGGAAGTGAGAACGGTGGTGTACTCTCAGTTTTTAGAATCTTACAAGAGCGTTACTGTCGATGCGATGGCAAACGCCTTTGGTGTTTCGGTGGATTTCATTGATCA AGAGCTGTCACGCTTCATAGCAGCTGGGAAGCTTCACTGCAAGATAGACAAGGTTGCAGGTGTTTTGGAGACTAACCGTCCTGATGCAAAGAATGCACTTTACCAGGCGACAATCAAGCAAGGGGACTTCTTACTTAACCGGATCCAGAAGCTGTCTCGAGTCATCGATCTGTGA
- the LOC103862653 gene encoding argininosuccinate synthase, chloroplastic — protein sequence MAEISATSFPSSSSSSALALRSSPTASLRCQNVACPKTTSSFQELSVRRSQLVGNALATGHLPAIRSSKNQAIRAVLSSDGQAADPKGAGLRGKLKKVVLAYSGGLDTSVIVPWLKENYGCEVVCFTADVGQGIKELDGLEQKAKASGASQLVVKDLTEEFVKDYIFPCLRAGAIYERKYLLGTSMARPVIAKAMVDIAAEVGADAVAHGCTGKGNDQVRFELTFFSLNPELKVVAPWREWEIQGREDAIEYAKKHNVPVPVTKKSIYSRDRNLWHLSHEGDILEDPANEPKKDMYMMSVDPEDAPDQPEYIEIGIESGLPVSLNGKALSPATLLSELNAIGGKHGIGRIDMVENRLVGMKSRGVYETPGGTILFAAVQELESLTLDRESIQVKDSLALKYAEMVYAGRWFDPLKESMDAFMEKLTEKTTGSVTLKLYKGSVSVTGRKSPNSLYRQDISSFEGSEIYNQADAAGFIRLYGLPMRVRAMLEKGI from the exons ATGGCTGAAATCTCGGCGACTTCgtttccttcttcttcatcatcatctgctCTCGCGCTCCGCAGCTCACCCACTG CTAGCTTAAGATGTCAGAATGTAGCTTGTCCAAAAACCACTTCCTCCTTTCAAGAG CTATCTGTGAGACGAAGCCAGCTTGTTGGCAATGCTCTTGCTACTGGTCATCTTCCCGCAATCCGCTCCTCCAAGAATCAAG CTATTCGAGCTGTTCTCTCCAGTGATGGACAAGCTGCTGATCCAAAGGGTGCCGGGCTTCGTGGCAAACTGAAAAAGGTCGTTCTTGCTTACAGTGGAGGCTTAGACACCTCTGTCATCGTGCCATGGCTTAA GGAAAACTATGGCTGTGAAGTTGTGTGTTTCACCGCAGATGTTGGTCAG GGCATAAAAGAGTTGGATGGTTTGGAACAAAAGGCTAAGGCTAGTGGTGCTTCTCAGTTGGTTGTTAAGGATCTCACCGAggagtttgtgaaagattacaTTTTCCCTTGTCTAAGAGCTGGTGCCATCTACGAACGAAAATACTTGCTTGGTACCTCCATGGCTCGACCTGTCATTGCTAAG GCCATGGTAGATATAGCAGCAGAAGTTGGAGCTGACGCTGTTGCACATGGGTGTACTGGCAAAGGAAATGACCAG GTTCGGTTTGAGCTGACCTTCTTTTCGCTAAACCCTGAACTTAAAGTTGTGGCACCATGGAGAGAATGGGAGATCCAAGGCAGAGAAGACGCTATTGAGTATGCCAAGAAGCATAACGTTCCTGTCCCCGTGACAAAGAAATCCATTTACAGCCGTGACAGGAACCTCTGGCACCTTAGTCATGAG gGTGATATATTGGAAGATCCAGCTAACGAGCCTAAGAAAGATATGTACATGATGAGTGTAGATCCCGAAGATGCTCCTGATCAGCCTGA ATACATCGAGATAGGGATAGAATCTGGACTTCCAGTGTCCCTCAACGGGAAGGCTCTCTCTCCAGCCACCCTTCTCTCTGAGCTAAACGCAATAGGAGGGAAACACGGCATTGGCCGTATCGACATGGTGGAGAACCGTCTGGTCGGGATGAAGTCACGTGGCGTCTACGAAACCCCAGGAGGCACCATCCTCTTTGCAGCCGTGCAGGAGCTAGAATCCCTCACTCTAGACAGAGAGAGCATTCAGGTGAAAGACTCATTAGCTCTGAAGTACGCAGAGATGGTTTACGCAGGAAGGTGGTTTGATCCGCTTAAGGAGTCCATGGACGCTTTCATGGAGAAGTTAACCGAGAAAACCACGGGATCCGTTACGCTGAAGCTGTACAAAGGGTCAGTGTCGGTGACAGGGCGTAAGAGTCCGAACAGTCTGTACAGACAGGACATATCTTCGTTTGAAGGGAGTGAGATCTACAACCAAGCGGATGCTGCTGGGTTTATTCGTCTTTATGGACTTCCTATGAGAGTTAGAGCGATGCTTGAGAAAGGCATCTAG